The Sporomusa termitida genome has a window encoding:
- a CDS encoding flavin reductase family protein, which translates to MKKEIEVFDYANEIIKAVQTGVLLTTKVADKVNSMTIGWGTLGIEWSKPIFTVFVRENRFTKHQLEQNPEFTINIPYGAFDKKILGICGTKSGRELDKIKELNLTLEKPNHISVPAVKELPLTLECRIIYKQTQDERQITAENRKTFYPQDVDSLFHGSNKDFHTAYYGEIVSAYIIE; encoded by the coding sequence ATGAAAAAAGAAATTGAAGTATTTGATTATGCTAATGAGATTATCAAAGCGGTCCAAACAGGCGTTTTGTTGACCACAAAAGTAGCTGACAAAGTGAACTCTATGACTATTGGCTGGGGTACTCTCGGCATTGAATGGTCGAAGCCGATTTTTACGGTTTTCGTTAGAGAAAACCGTTTTACCAAACATCAACTTGAACAAAATCCGGAATTCACAATAAATATACCATATGGTGCTTTTGACAAAAAGATATTGGGGATTTGCGGGACAAAATCCGGTCGTGAACTTGATAAAATCAAAGAGCTTAACCTGACGCTGGAAAAACCGAATCATATTTCGGTTCCTGCTGTTAAGGAACTGCCGTTAACGCTTGAGTGCCGGATTATATACAAGCAAACACAGGATGAGCGCCAAATTACCGCAGAAAACAGGAAAACATTTTACCCCCAGGATGTTGATAGCTTATTTCACGGTTCAAACAAGGATTTTCATACTGCTTATTACGGGGAGATTGTTAGTGCGTATATTATCGAATAG
- a CDS encoding TonB-dependent receptor plug domain-containing protein, whose translation MRLSKHNRNIGLAALFFSTLAVTSPVYAEDIEATEEYVWDTILVTAQRYEKKDLDIGATTDVYTSEQLKNTGARNLQQALAMATGIIYQAKGPGGASLGSMTSKISIRGVEKGTLLLINGTPANLRGLYNLEDMPLENVERIEVVKGGGAILYGSEATGGVVNIIMKKGMPNTVTVGGGNKGQQNYALTTQAGKLGFSYTYDKWGDVGKISSNLATPEMYNVFNGSEKNNITLTYVFDENVDLMYSHNESISRFTYTFGKGYDAKYDYPYSIDDKARYNRKHDNTKDFVQLNVKQGDLKGNLYYNANSLHSTGMDYYSSTGESDKYPQLKDSKEKNRTYGFDLQNIWQTSGSTLLFGATYQNEDYTPEVKESTRYERNNYSLYGQWEVPLQEADTFTLSARKSWTGGAAEDKNYHNFSAQGQFVHKLSADASVYASIGQSYVMPTFGQMYSTGGGMVVGDPNLRPQTGIHYEIGWKKNHNGHKWRAALFNYEIEDNISFSKQSNQYYAVNEDLKNTGIELSADIQGHNGWSYQYGLTYSDPKGRAKSEKPGVKTYWDRNFGRLQLNGGATYQMDKWTASLSANYLAKRVLTPSSAHSFATKPYLLTSLHVNYAVDAVSEINLSIDNVLDRQDNVNHTSSAYYTTPINYMLSYKYKF comes from the coding sequence ATGAGATTAAGCAAGCACAACAGAAACATTGGTTTAGCGGCACTGTTTTTTTCCACGCTGGCGGTGACTTCGCCTGTCTATGCGGAGGATATTGAAGCTACAGAGGAATATGTCTGGGATACGATTCTGGTTACGGCGCAGCGTTATGAAAAAAAGGATCTGGATATCGGGGCGACAACCGATGTATATACAAGCGAGCAGTTAAAGAACACCGGCGCCAGAAACCTGCAGCAGGCATTGGCCATGGCCACAGGGATAATTTACCAGGCCAAAGGTCCCGGCGGGGCTTCGCTGGGATCTATGACCAGTAAAATTAGTATCAGGGGTGTGGAAAAAGGAACGCTGCTGCTGATCAACGGCACGCCGGCCAACTTAAGAGGGTTGTATAATCTCGAAGATATGCCTCTGGAAAACGTGGAACGCATTGAGGTTGTCAAGGGCGGGGGAGCCATTTTATATGGCAGCGAGGCTACCGGCGGTGTTGTTAATATTATCATGAAGAAGGGAATGCCAAATACCGTTACGGTCGGCGGCGGCAACAAGGGGCAGCAAAACTATGCCCTGACTACCCAGGCCGGTAAGCTGGGTTTCAGCTATACCTATGATAAGTGGGGCGATGTTGGCAAAATTTCTTCCAACTTGGCCACCCCGGAAATGTATAATGTATTTAATGGTTCGGAGAAAAATAATATTACCCTCACTTATGTTTTTGATGAAAACGTTGACTTAATGTACAGTCATAATGAATCAATCAGCCGATTCACCTATACCTTTGGTAAGGGCTATGACGCTAAATATGATTATCCTTATTCCATTGATGACAAGGCGCGCTATAATCGCAAGCATGATAATACCAAGGATTTTGTCCAGCTTAATGTGAAGCAGGGCGATTTAAAAGGCAATTTATACTATAATGCCAACAGTTTGCATTCTACCGGGATGGACTATTACAGTTCAACCGGCGAGAGCGACAAATATCCGCAATTGAAAGATTCCAAGGAGAAGAATCGCACGTATGGTTTCGACCTGCAAAATATCTGGCAGACGAGCGGGAGTACGCTGTTATTTGGCGCAACCTATCAAAATGAAGACTATACGCCGGAAGTGAAAGAAAGCACTCGCTATGAGCGCAATAATTATTCGCTTTACGGCCAATGGGAAGTGCCGCTGCAGGAGGCCGACACCTTTACGCTGAGTGCCCGGAAAAGCTGGACAGGCGGGGCTGCTGAAGATAAAAATTATCACAACTTCAGCGCCCAGGGCCAGTTTGTCCATAAGCTGTCGGCAGACGCCAGTGTGTATGCCAGCATTGGCCAGTCCTATGTAATGCCAACTTTCGGCCAGATGTACTCCACTGGTGGTGGCATGGTGGTGGGCGATCCCAATCTTCGCCCCCAGACCGGTATTCATTATGAAATTGGCTGGAAGAAAAATCATAATGGCCACAAATGGCGGGCGGCATTATTTAATTATGAGATTGAGGATAATATCAGCTTTAGCAAACAATCCAATCAATATTACGCCGTCAATGAGGATCTGAAAAATACGGGAATAGAGTTAAGTGCCGATATTCAGGGACATAACGGCTGGTCTTATCAGTACGGACTGACCTATAGTGACCCCAAGGGTAGGGCAAAATCCGAGAAACCCGGGGTTAAAACCTATTGGGACAGAAACTTCGGCCGGCTGCAGCTAAATGGCGGGGCTACGTACCAGATGGATAAATGGACGGCCAGCCTATCGGCGAACTACCTGGCCAAGCGGGTGCTTACGCCAAGCAGTGCACACTCTTTTGCAACCAAGCCTTATTTATTAACAAGCTTACATGTCAATTATGCCGTTGATGCAGTCAGTGAAATTAATTTGAGTATTGACAATGTGCTGGACAGGCAGGACAATGTCAACCATACCAGTTCGGCCTATTACACAACCCCTATTAATTACATGCTGAGTTATAAATATAAGTTCTAA
- a CDS encoding TonB-dependent receptor plug domain-containing protein: MKETKSIKKIKAQALVCMIVGGVMFFQAPVMGQAATDEEYSLDKVVVTANRVPTQAAKSGANVTVITREQIENGQYLNLGDVLRDVNGVIVSGKGFLGAAQSVRLNGDDRVLFMIDGRKIGRPEGGGGRSTFDPNTIISMNNIERIEIVKGGASALYGSDAVGGVINIITRKGAEDKTTLDFTTGSWGTRNYKMSTQAQANGYSLYITADKKHQDYSEYNVVNPSLTGGSNKGDTYRWSNSEFDGQGITLRLDKEIDANHSWTVNFEHWNDEGGQPNRVTTQSSNRSTHLTNNIALTYNFNQVKEVPGFIRAYSNYQNMDFSGTYKSRTQGLEYQTGWQLDENNTLVAGLDWIKGTVLENTGGGYADKAITNQALYLQDIYHVTDKLIITPGLRYDHHSKFGGQTTPKLNASYSVDNTTDVYVAYNRVFNAPNLDDLYYYSPPGDSWGGMVGNPDLKPESGHVISAGVNKKISDATLLKLYYFASKLSDAIAWKADDPNDYLTDYRPQNIDKQKKRGFEIDLHHKISEKYYTEVGYSHVHIENNSDGAGYVVDSTNSQPNGYRVKLGYSSDQWNFNINGQGVSGRDTSRFIERGHWVWNMAVNYKMNDSADIYMNAFNITNEAYELLSGGTNNSRGNYPMAARNVQLGVKYSF; this comes from the coding sequence ATGAAGGAGACAAAATCAATAAAAAAAATCAAAGCCCAGGCACTAGTATGTATGATTGTAGGCGGGGTTATGTTTTTTCAAGCGCCGGTAATGGGCCAGGCTGCAACCGATGAAGAGTATTCTTTGGATAAAGTGGTTGTAACGGCTAATCGTGTTCCTACACAGGCTGCTAAATCAGGCGCTAATGTGACAGTGATAACCCGGGAGCAGATTGAAAATGGTCAATATCTGAATCTTGGGGATGTTCTTAGAGACGTAAATGGTGTGATTGTAAGTGGTAAGGGTTTTTTAGGAGCTGCACAATCTGTTCGATTGAATGGCGATGATCGCGTTTTGTTTATGATTGATGGTCGCAAAATTGGTCGGCCGGAAGGAGGAGGCGGGCGCTCCACCTTTGATCCCAACACAATAATTTCTATGAATAATATCGAACGAATTGAAATTGTTAAAGGTGGAGCTTCTGCGCTTTATGGATCAGATGCTGTCGGGGGTGTTATCAACATTATTACCCGTAAAGGAGCAGAAGATAAGACTACTTTAGATTTTACAACAGGATCGTGGGGTACCCGCAATTATAAAATGAGCACGCAAGCACAAGCAAATGGCTATAGTCTGTATATTACAGCCGATAAAAAACATCAGGACTATAGTGAATATAATGTGGTTAACCCTTCGCTAACTGGCGGCAGCAACAAGGGGGACACCTACCGCTGGTCTAACAGTGAATTTGATGGTCAAGGTATAACCTTACGGCTGGACAAGGAAATTGACGCTAATCATTCCTGGACAGTTAATTTTGAACATTGGAATGATGAAGGGGGGCAGCCTAATAGGGTTACTACCCAGTCGTCTAACAGATCTACGCATCTTACTAATAATATTGCATTAACTTATAATTTTAACCAAGTCAAGGAAGTGCCCGGATTTATCCGAGCGTACTCTAATTATCAAAATATGGATTTTTCAGGAACTTATAAAAGTCGTACCCAAGGGCTTGAATATCAGACTGGCTGGCAGTTAGATGAAAATAATACATTAGTTGCAGGTCTGGATTGGATAAAAGGAACTGTACTTGAGAATACAGGCGGTGGTTATGCAGATAAAGCCATTACCAATCAGGCTTTATATCTGCAGGATATTTATCATGTTACTGATAAACTGATTATTACTCCCGGGCTCAGATATGACCACCATAGTAAATTCGGCGGTCAGACAACGCCTAAACTGAATGCCAGCTATAGTGTGGATAATACCACTGATGTCTATGTTGCTTATAACCGGGTATTTAATGCCCCTAACTTAGATGACTTATATTATTATTCTCCTCCGGGAGATTCTTGGGGAGGAATGGTTGGCAATCCAGACTTAAAGCCGGAAAGCGGGCATGTGATTAGTGCCGGTGTGAATAAAAAAATCAGTGATGCCACCCTTTTGAAGCTGTATTATTTTGCAAGTAAGTTATCTGATGCTATTGCCTGGAAAGCAGATGATCCAAATGATTATTTAACAGATTACCGGCCACAGAACATCGATAAGCAAAAAAAACGTGGTTTTGAGATTGATCTTCATCATAAGATTTCAGAGAAATATTATACCGAAGTAGGTTACTCTCATGTTCATATTGAAAATAATTCAGATGGTGCAGGTTATGTTGTTGATTCTACTAACAGTCAGCCCAATGGTTACCGTGTAAAATTGGGCTATAGCAGTGATCAATGGAATTTCAATATTAATGGGCAAGGCGTTTCCGGGCGTGATACCAGCCGGTTTATAGAACGGGGTCACTGGGTTTGGAATATGGCGGTTAATTATAAAATGAATGATAGTGCCGATATATATATGAATGCTTTTAATATCACTAATGAAGCTTATGAGTTACTTTCCGGCGGGACGAACAATAGTCGGGGCAATTACCCAATGGCAGCCCGCAATGTTCAACTGGGTGTAAAGTATTCATTCTAA
- a CDS encoding redox-sensing transcriptional repressor Rex, whose product MIKTRDDVSKLTITRMAIYYNALKRMLEDGETMCLSSQIGQHTGISSSIIRKDLSSFGEFGTKGVGYRIDFLLRWIGEILGYNTVWNTIVVGMEMPLLSISCYQNFLPPGFRIAAVLDMDERNYGAMIPELGLSLESIRNLEAVVFKKQVSIGLVAVQPEQAQFVTDRLVAAGVAGIANFTQTQVTVPESIALTQINAGPMISQLSYDLARSVPVLQSIV is encoded by the coding sequence ATGATAAAAACAAGAGATGATGTATCTAAACTGACGATAACCAGGATGGCAATCTATTATAATGCCCTGAAAAGAATGTTGGAGGATGGAGAAACAATGTGCCTGTCCAGCCAAATAGGCCAGCATACCGGCATAAGTTCTTCAATAATACGCAAAGACCTATCTTCTTTCGGCGAGTTCGGCACTAAGGGGGTCGGTTACAGGATTGATTTTCTGCTCCGGTGGATTGGTGAGATCCTGGGCTACAATACTGTTTGGAATACAATTGTAGTCGGCATGGAGATGCCCTTATTATCAATAAGCTGTTATCAGAATTTCTTGCCGCCCGGCTTCCGGATCGCTGCGGTTTTAGATATGGATGAGCGGAATTACGGCGCCATGATCCCTGAATTGGGCTTATCCCTTGAATCCATCCGGAATCTGGAGGCTGTGGTATTTAAGAAGCAGGTGAGTATCGGGTTGGTGGCGGTGCAGCCTGAACAGGCCCAGTTTGTTACTGACAGGCTTGTTGCTGCCGGTGTTGCCGGTATAGCCAACTTCACCCAGACTCAGGTAACAGTACCTGAAAGCATTGCCCTGACCCAGATTAATGCCGGACCGATGATCAGTCAGCTTTCGTATGATCTGGCCCGTTCTGTACCTGTTCTGCAGTCCATCGTTTAG
- a CDS encoding sirohydrochlorin cobaltochelatase has protein sequence MEQEQNNSSKKAIVVVSFGTSYQDTLKLNIETIENKIRDNFPEYVVRRAFTSRTVIKRLAADGVRVDNEIQALKRLQDEGYQEVYLQPLHVVAGAEYEKIKVLVAHYAHAQEKAFEKIRLGRPLLYCMGQEDHPDDYEIAINALRTQLPADDGASAVVLMGHGGMHPANAAYSVLQLKLKDAGLKNVFVYTVEGFPPLNRIIDNLKQQQVKKVTLMPFLLVAGDHATNDMAGDEEDSAKSQLLAAGFSVDVYFHGLGENAAIQDIYVSHLRATIAHPPHGHRHACGKSHGHRHGQS, from the coding sequence ATGGAGCAAGAGCAAAACAATTCATCAAAAAAGGCTATTGTCGTTGTTAGTTTTGGCACTTCTTATCAGGACACCCTAAAACTGAACATTGAAACTATCGAAAATAAAATCCGGGACAATTTTCCGGAATATGTGGTGCGGCGGGCTTTTACCTCCCGTACGGTTATCAAGCGTTTAGCCGCTGACGGTGTCCGGGTTGATAATGAAATCCAGGCCCTGAAACGTCTGCAGGATGAAGGCTATCAGGAAGTGTATCTCCAGCCCTTGCATGTAGTGGCTGGGGCCGAATATGAAAAAATCAAGGTCCTTGTTGCCCATTACGCTCATGCCCAAGAAAAAGCTTTCGAAAAAATCCGTTTGGGCCGGCCTTTGTTGTATTGTATGGGGCAGGAGGATCATCCCGATGACTACGAAATTGCCATTAATGCGTTAAGAACGCAGCTGCCGGCCGATGATGGAGCCAGCGCTGTTGTGCTTATGGGCCATGGCGGCATGCATCCGGCTAATGCTGCTTACTCGGTGTTACAGCTAAAATTAAAGGATGCAGGCTTAAAGAATGTTTTTGTGTATACTGTCGAAGGCTTTCCGCCTCTAAACCGTATAATTGACAACCTGAAACAGCAGCAGGTAAAGAAAGTTACCCTGATGCCATTTTTGCTGGTGGCTGGTGATCATGCAACCAACGACATGGCCGGGGATGAGGAAGATTCGGCGAAGTCGCAGTTGTTAGCGGCCGGCTTCAGTGTTGATGTATATTTCCATGGGTTAGGGGAGAATGCAGCCATTCAGGATATCTATGTAAGCCATCTCCGCGCTACTATTGCCCATCCGCCCCATGGTCACCGCCATGCCTGCGGTAAAAGTCACGGTCACCGACACGGGCAGTCATAA
- a CDS encoding AAA family ATPase has protein sequence MKKIAFYGKGGIGKSTTAANVSAALAEQGQAVCQIGCDPKNDSTRLLLGSTCKQTVLDMVRKYGDDVTTSHVVHNGFQGVKCVEAGGPEPGVGCAGRGIIVALEKLKALQSIAEDHIILYDVLGDVVCGGFAVPIREGYATDIYIVSSGELMSLYAANNIAKGVARFAGRGQARLGGIIGNSRNIMHEQALLEEFAAKLNTRLVAFIPREQTVHQAEIRRQTVIEWKPDSPQAAVYRQLATLIMGNRELSIPTPLEFEDLEELVLRYGEE, from the coding sequence ATGAAAAAAATTGCGTTTTATGGCAAAGGCGGGATTGGGAAATCGACAACCGCTGCCAATGTATCGGCGGCTCTGGCTGAACAGGGTCAGGCTGTGTGCCAGATTGGCTGTGATCCGAAAAACGATTCTACCAGACTGCTGCTTGGCAGCACGTGCAAGCAAACAGTGCTCGATATGGTCAGAAAATATGGTGATGATGTAACCACCAGTCATGTGGTCCATAACGGTTTCCAGGGTGTTAAATGTGTGGAGGCCGGCGGTCCGGAGCCGGGGGTAGGCTGCGCCGGCCGCGGGATTATTGTCGCTTTGGAGAAGCTTAAAGCCCTGCAGTCGATTGCAGAAGATCATATTATCTTATATGACGTACTGGGCGATGTGGTGTGCGGGGGTTTTGCCGTACCCATTCGTGAAGGCTATGCTACGGATATCTATATTGTCTCCTCCGGTGAGTTGATGTCGCTGTATGCTGCCAATAATATTGCCAAAGGGGTAGCAAGGTTTGCCGGCCGTGGCCAGGCCCGGCTTGGCGGTATTATTGGCAACAGCCGTAACATCATGCATGAGCAGGCTTTATTGGAAGAGTTTGCCGCTAAACTGAATACCCGCCTGGTTGCTTTTATCCCCCGGGAGCAGACTGTTCATCAGGCTGAAATTCGCCGGCAGACTGTTATTGAATGGAAGCCGGACTCGCCTCAGGCCGCTGTGTACCGGCAACTGGCCACGCTGATCATGGGCAACAGGGAATTGTCTATCCCAACGCCGCTGGAGTTTGAAGACCTTGAGGAGCTGGTGTTACGCTATGGTGAAGAGTAA
- a CDS encoding nitrogenase component 1: protein MVKSKRPVVSLKSGCSCSMPGVWRAVAHSDGAVVIFHSPKACAHITQEMGLGIHYRLVARQEFVPGRYRAPLISSELNDEHSIFGGAEQLRACIRSVAGRYRPSYIVIASSCVAGIIGDDIAEVAALAEQEFTIPVIASPCSGYLDGEYHAGYYHTAMAVAERFITTQPTLPDTVTLLGDRGGPDSEDCQEMERLLHYFGLEVHAHFPGYASLNDMRRVAASSLNILIGGRAQSYAWIRRLAVGLEARSGTPFFDRDHPVGWLGTTAWLAELGALLARPQAARQAIAAEQQRLQAAVFESRRTLRLARVALVIGRPLQYFEPGWVLELLAQAEIELVAVVLLQGLTGQQQEVLRQALPAYTQIPVLLQSQADATLRTAELVMTTHELDDENLRQFFIPVLPPIGVSGFLRQLQKLERLAQRPALRGGILYG from the coding sequence ATGGTGAAGAGTAAGCGCCCGGTTGTCTCCCTGAAGAGCGGCTGCAGTTGCAGTATGCCTGGCGTATGGCGGGCTGTAGCCCACAGCGATGGCGCTGTAGTGATTTTTCACAGTCCTAAAGCCTGTGCCCATATCACCCAGGAGATGGGGCTGGGTATTCATTACCGCCTGGTAGCCCGGCAGGAATTTGTGCCCGGGCGCTATAGAGCACCACTGATCAGCAGTGAATTAAATGATGAGCATTCGATCTTTGGCGGGGCGGAGCAGCTGCGGGCGTGCATCAGGTCTGTAGCCGGCCGTTACCGGCCAAGTTATATTGTGATTGCCAGTTCCTGTGTGGCCGGCATCATTGGCGATGATATTGCCGAGGTGGCCGCTCTGGCTGAACAGGAATTTACTATACCGGTCATTGCTTCCCCCTGCAGCGGGTATTTGGACGGGGAATATCATGCAGGTTATTATCACACGGCCATGGCTGTGGCCGAACGTTTTATTACTACCCAGCCCACGCTGCCGGACACGGTTACACTTTTGGGTGACCGTGGCGGGCCTGACAGCGAAGATTGCCAGGAAATGGAACGACTGCTCCACTATTTTGGCTTAGAGGTCCATGCTCATTTTCCAGGGTATGCCTCGCTTAACGACATGCGGCGGGTGGCCGCATCATCACTGAATATCCTGATTGGCGGCAGGGCCCAATCCTATGCCTGGATCCGCAGGCTGGCCGTCGGGCTTGAAGCAAGGAGCGGCACTCCGTTTTTCGACAGAGACCATCCGGTAGGCTGGCTAGGGACCACGGCGTGGCTGGCTGAACTGGGAGCATTACTGGCCCGCCCTCAGGCCGCCAGGCAGGCAATTGCGGCTGAACAACAGCGGTTGCAGGCTGCCGTATTCGAGAGCCGCCGGACCCTGCGCCTAGCCAGGGTTGCGTTAGTTATCGGCCGGCCGCTGCAGTATTTTGAACCAGGCTGGGTGCTGGAACTACTAGCTCAGGCAGAAATCGAATTAGTGGCTGTTGTCTTATTGCAGGGGCTGACCGGACAGCAGCAGGAAGTATTGCGGCAGGCCCTGCCAGCGTATACGCAGATACCTGTCTTGCTGCAAAGTCAGGCAGATGCGACTCTCCGTACAGCCGAGCTGGTAATGACTACGCATGAATTAGACGATGAAAACCTCCGTCAGTTCTTTATACCGGTATTACCGCCTATCGGGGTGAGCGGTTTCCTCAGACAGCTGCAAAAACTGGAGCGTCTGGCCCAGCGCCCGGCCCTGCGGGGAGGAATATTGTATGGCTGA